In Phyllopteryx taeniolatus isolate TA_2022b chromosome 1, UOR_Ptae_1.2, whole genome shotgun sequence, the following proteins share a genomic window:
- the rimkla gene encoding beta-citrylglutamate synthase B: MCSRLWFVTDRRISQEYPQVQILRALKERCAEEDVEFRSLLMDQIVLTISEGQLGLQVDQETVTSYPQVVVVRVPTPWVQSDSDITVLRHLEKMGCRLINRPQAILNCVNKFWTFQELAGHGVPLPDTFSYGGHDNFRKMIDEAEPLGYPVVVKNARGHRGKAVFLARDKHHLTDLCHLIRHDTPYLFQEYVKESHGRDVRVVLVGGRVIGSMLRCSTDGRMQSNCSLGGVGMMCPLSEQGKQLATEVSNILGMDVCGIDLLQLNNGSFVVCEANANVGFIAFDQACGMDVAGIVADYALSMLPNRLTRKMSLLSVVSSTSETSSEPEVCPVPAVGGSLPEAVCNMSVGSTSSESDPELAEPSQSPPCQATGPGLPDPAYNFNTLLANEIKLLTEQTACTLLEMTFV, from the exons ATGTGCTCCCGTCTTTGGTTCGTGACCGACCGACGTATCAGCCAAGAGTATCCCCAAGTTCAGATCCTGCGGGCATTGAAGGAGCGCTGCGCCGAGGAGGATGTGGAATTCCGCTCTCTTCTCATGGATCAAATCGTGCTGACCATCAGCGAGGGACAATTAG GCCTGCAAGTGGACCAAGAAACGGTGACATCTTATCCacaggtggtggtggtgcgggtGCCCACGCCATGGGTGCAGTCAGATAGCGACATTACCGTGCTGCGCCACCTGGAGAAGATGGGCTGTCGGCTGATCAACCGTCCTCAGGCCATTCTCAACTGTGTCAACAAGTTCTGGACCTTTCAAGAGCTAGCCGGCCATGGCGTACCTCTTCCTGACACCTTCTCCTACG GTGGGCATGACAACTTCCGAAAGATGATTGACGAGGCAGAGCCGCTGGGCTACCCAGTGGTGGTGAAGAACGCACGGGGACACAGAG gcaaGGCTGTGTTCTTGGCACGGGACAAACACCACCTGACCGACCTGTGCCACTTGATCCGTCATGACACCCCCTACTTGTTTCAGGAGTATGTCAAGGAGTCACATGGCCGTGATGTTCGTGTAGTTCTGGTGGGTGGCAGGGTCATCGGCTCCATGCTACGCTGTTCCACCGATGGACGCATGCAGAGCAACTGCTCCCTAG GTGGCGTGGGAATGATGTGCCCATTGAGCGAGCAGGGTAAGCAGCTGGCCACAGAGGTGTCAAACATCCTTGGCATGGATGTGTGCGGCATCGACCTCCTGCAGCTCAACAACGGCTCCTTTGTGGTGTGTGAGGCCAACGCCAACGTGGGCTTCATCGCCTTTGACCAAGCATGCGGCATGGACGTGGCGGGCATCGTCGCCGACTACGCCCTGTCCATGCTCCCCAACCGTCTCACTCGTAAGATGTCCTTGCTGTCGGTGGTGTCGAGCACCAGCGAGACCAGCAGCGAGCCAGAGGTGTGCCCCGTGCCCGCAGTCGGGGGCTCCCTGCCCGAGGCTGTGTGCAACATGAGTGTGGGCTCAACTTCCAGCGAGAGCGACCCCGAGCTGGCCGAGCCCTCCCAGTCACCCCCCTGCCAAGCCAC